One segment of Methanolinea mesophila DNA contains the following:
- a CDS encoding Mov34/MPN/PAD-1 family protein, which translates to MHIRGISRDLLDLLLSIGKEQHPHEFAGVLREEEGVIRELNLLPGTTSNEHSARLFLDMMPLDTHIAGSAHSHPNGVMIPSDADLSFFPRVGGRFHCIVGFPYEAGDWRFFSADGTPVDLEVVE; encoded by the coding sequence ATGCACATACGGGGAATTTCACGCGACCTTCTGGACCTGCTCCTCTCTATCGGGAAAGAACAACACCCGCACGAGTTTGCAGGAGTGCTCCGGGAAGAGGAAGGGGTCATCAGGGAGCTCAACCTTCTCCCCGGGACCACGAGCAACGAGCACAGCGCACGCCTCTTTCTCGACATGATGCCGCTTGACACTCACATCGCCGGAAGTGCGCATTCCCACCCGAACGGGGTCATGATCCCCTCGGATGCGGACCTCTCGTTCTTCCCCCGGGTCGGAGGACGTTTCCATTGTATCGTCGGATTCCCGTACGAGGCCGGCGACTGGCGCTTTTTCTCCGCAGACGGTACCCCCGTGGATCTCGAGGTGGTGGAATGA
- a CDS encoding dihydropteroate synthase-like protein, giving the protein MRILLPTGRITYSIVKSAAAGLDADVIVTGEIASFLTPSQLKDLLQGTHYDMVLVSGMSTASFAAVEKETGIPVFRGPRHAADLALVLPLLDSITLSRDTPADDFIAGMRKKEAYITLDFAEQEANFRYLIRGVKIGGDARIKVLAEIMDAHRVDGIREKVREYLASGADIVDLGFGFDATPEEVRRVFADLEGIDAPLAVDSQDPNLIEAALPRADLVLSLQEENMDRAGRAVADAGAGAVVVPGRAGLEHTITLAEKAGIEVILADPLLQPAGSGLLESLRCMKEYGYPLFFGAGNVVELFDADSVGMNALLAGLAMEAGAAVIFTSEHSDKTRGAVEEMRRATEMMALSRNRPYPKDLGVDLLVIKEKRRRREPPVTYRQVDPASPMPRDIVYDPRGNFRIGVADGQIVAELDGKAIRGDTWSDVFYTILARGNVSLLDHAAYLGKELYKAELAIRFGRSFEQDGPF; this is encoded by the coding sequence ATGCGTATTCTCCTTCCCACCGGCAGAATTACGTACTCCATCGTCAAATCGGCGGCAGCCGGGCTCGATGCCGACGTAATCGTCACCGGGGAGATCGCGTCCTTCCTCACCCCTTCGCAACTGAAGGACCTCCTGCAGGGAACGCACTATGACATGGTTCTGGTTTCAGGCATGTCCACCGCATCGTTCGCAGCGGTGGAAAAGGAGACCGGGATCCCGGTGTTTCGCGGTCCCCGGCATGCCGCGGACCTCGCGCTCGTCCTCCCTCTTCTCGACTCGATCACCCTGTCCAGGGATACGCCGGCCGATGATTTCATCGCCGGGATGAGAAAGAAAGAGGCGTATATCACGCTGGATTTTGCAGAACAGGAAGCGAATTTCCGGTACCTGATCAGGGGTGTGAAGATCGGCGGCGACGCACGGATCAAGGTCCTCGCCGAGATAATGGATGCCCACCGGGTGGACGGCATCCGTGAGAAGGTTCGGGAGTACCTCGCCTCCGGAGCCGACATCGTGGACCTCGGCTTTGGGTTCGACGCGACACCGGAAGAGGTCCGCAGGGTCTTCGCGGACCTGGAGGGGATCGATGCCCCACTGGCCGTCGATTCACAGGATCCGAACCTGATCGAGGCCGCACTTCCCCGTGCGGATCTGGTGCTCTCCCTCCAGGAGGAGAACATGGACCGGGCGGGGCGGGCGGTCGCGGACGCGGGAGCAGGGGCTGTGGTGGTGCCGGGGAGGGCGGGGCTCGAACACACGATAACACTGGCAGAAAAGGCAGGGATCGAGGTCATCCTCGCCGATCCGCTCCTGCAGCCCGCGGGCTCGGGGCTGCTCGAATCTCTCCGGTGCATGAAGGAATACGGCTATCCCCTCTTCTTCGGGGCCGGGAACGTGGTGGAGCTGTTCGATGCCGATTCCGTGGGGATGAACGCCCTCCTCGCCGGCCTGGCAATGGAGGCGGGGGCAGCGGTGATCTTTACCAGCGAGCACTCCGACAAGACCCGGGGGGCGGTGGAAGAGATGCGGAGGGCCACGGAGATGATGGCCCTTTCACGGAACCGGCCGTACCCCAAGGACCTCGGGGTCGACCTGCTGGTGATCAAGGAGAAAAGGAGGAGAAGGGAACCGCCGGTCACGTACCGGCAGGTCGACCCGGCTTCGCCGATGCCCCGGGATATCGTCTACGACCCCCGGGGAAACTTCAGGATAGGGGTAGCAGACGGGCAGATCGTGGCCGAGCTCGACGGGAAGGCCATCCGCGGGGACACGTGGTCCGATGTCTTTTACACCATACTCGCCCGGGGAAACGTCTCCCTCCTCGATCATGCAGCGTACCTGGGAAAGGAACTCTACAAAGCGGAGCTTGCCATACGGTTCGGCCGGAGCTTCGAGCAGGACGGGCCGTTCTGA
- a CDS encoding CehA/McbA family metallohydrolase, translating into MLACDLHIHTRASRDGESSVEAIIRSAEAAGLDAIAITDHDTTEGVAAARAVSTRLVIIPGIEVSTRQGHLLVLGVEKVFPRGMDVIETIRMAKNEGALVILPHPYHMWRHGVARKFRTALWEVDAIETFNSRYIVGSANMKAAKMARRLGKPAVGGSDAHNARFVGFGRTLVDAEPDTASILAAIRNGKTIAGGRMTPLRTYTRQSLSNTWKKIARRVHPR; encoded by the coding sequence ATGCTCGCCTGCGACCTGCATATCCACACCCGTGCGTCAAGGGATGGAGAGAGCAGCGTAGAGGCTATAATCCGCAGTGCCGAAGCGGCCGGCCTGGACGCGATCGCGATCACCGATCACGACACTACCGAGGGAGTTGCGGCGGCACGTGCCGTCAGTACAAGGCTGGTGATAATTCCGGGGATAGAGGTGTCCACCCGGCAGGGACACCTCCTCGTCCTGGGCGTGGAGAAGGTCTTCCCCCGGGGGATGGACGTGATAGAGACCATCCGGATGGCGAAAAACGAGGGCGCCCTGGTGATTCTCCCCCATCCCTACCATATGTGGCGTCACGGGGTAGCACGGAAGTTCCGTACCGCGCTCTGGGAGGTGGACGCGATCGAGACCTTCAACAGCCGGTACATCGTGGGCTCGGCAAATATGAAGGCCGCCAAGATGGCCCGGAGGCTTGGCAAGCCCGCCGTGGGGGGGTCCGATGCCCACAACGCCCGTTTTGTCGGGTTCGGGAGGACTCTGGTGGACGCCGAGCCGGATACGGCCTCCATCCTCGCGGCGATCCGGAACGGAAAGACCATCGCCGGGGGGAGGATGACCCCCCTGCGAACCTATACCAGGCAGTCGCTCTCCAATACATGGAAAAAGATCGCGAGGCGGGTGCACCCCCGGTAA
- the truA gene encoding tRNA pseudouridine(38-40) synthase TruA — MEKDREAGAPPVRLAFRFGYLGDRFGGSQVQAEERTVEGEFIAACIRCELFTDFREARFQTGGRTDRGVHARGQVAAFTTHAPDRAIKALNWQLPPDIWVNGYAEVEPPFNPRYAARSRTYRYYFPPRGLDLHSMADAAQIFLGTHDFSAFARIQGKDPRRTVHSIRVAAEDGLAFIEVRGESFLWHMVRYMAASLLLAGQARISRDDIARHLETGEKCCHTPAPAFGLVLWDVDCGIVFAPIPPDSRTERHLGQLRDRHAVMERICSVFEESIG, encoded by the coding sequence ATGGAAAAAGATCGCGAGGCGGGTGCACCCCCGGTAAGGCTGGCGTTCCGGTTCGGGTACCTCGGGGACCGGTTCGGAGGATCCCAGGTCCAGGCAGAGGAGCGGACGGTCGAGGGCGAGTTCATCGCCGCGTGTATCCGTTGCGAGCTGTTTACCGATTTTCGCGAGGCCCGTTTCCAGACGGGGGGGAGGACGGATCGGGGGGTCCATGCCCGCGGTCAGGTCGCGGCATTCACTACCCACGCACCGGACCGGGCGATAAAGGCATTGAACTGGCAGCTGCCCCCCGATATCTGGGTGAACGGATACGCGGAGGTCGAGCCCCCGTTCAACCCCCGGTACGCCGCAAGGAGCCGGACCTACCGGTACTATTTCCCCCCCCGGGGACTCGACCTGCACTCGATGGCCGATGCGGCTCAGATTTTCCTGGGGACTCACGACTTCTCTGCATTTGCCCGGATCCAGGGAAAAGACCCACGACGAACGGTACATTCCATCAGGGTGGCAGCCGAGGATGGTCTTGCATTCATCGAGGTCCGTGGAGAGAGTTTCCTCTGGCACATGGTCCGCTACATGGCCGCCTCCCTGCTCCTGGCAGGGCAGGCAAGGATCAGCCGCGATGATATCGCCCGCCATCTCGAGACCGGGGAAAAGTGCTGCCATACCCCGGCACCGGCATTCGGGCTGGTGTTGTGGGATGTGGACTGCGGGATAGTGTTCGCCCCGATCCCCCCCGACTCAAGGACGGAACGACACCTCGGGCAGCTCCGCGATCGGCACGCGGTCATGGAGAGGATCTGCTCGGTATTCGAGGAGTCTATCGGGTAA
- a CDS encoding cryptochrome/photolyase family protein has protein sequence MGREVTLVFPHQLFARHPALDTERVVYLVEADRFFSEFRFCRHKLVFHRASMQAYRSRLEGEGYQVEYIPHAGPETIPRLFSTISDAGVSTIRLADPCDHTLERILAQWSRNLGIRVSYQESPGFLTPRNLIEEFFSDAAHYSMTEFYREQRKRLGILMVDGKPAGGRWTYDTENRKTVPEGLKLAKVTPPAENRWTREAEEYVRNEFPDNPGQIQGFIYPVRHKDADVWLERFLADRLSCFGPYQDAISFDNPFICHSLISPLLNTGLLTPDQVVTRALQFAEIYPVPINSLEGFIRQIIGWREFMRGVYLTEGETARRSNFWGVARSMPASLYEGTTGILPVDTVVRNVRERAYAHHIERLMVLGNFMLLCEIHPDEVYRWFMENFIDAYDWVMVPNVYGMSQYADGGLITTKPYISSSHYLTRMANYPEGRWCDIWDGLFWRFIARYREVFRRNPRMRVLVPMLERMEEATIRKHVETAEAFMARFHGNG, from the coding sequence ATGGGCCGTGAGGTCACACTCGTCTTTCCCCACCAGCTCTTCGCCCGCCACCCGGCGCTCGACACGGAACGGGTCGTGTACCTGGTGGAGGCCGATCGGTTCTTCTCTGAATTCCGGTTCTGCAGGCATAAACTGGTGTTCCACCGGGCCTCGATGCAGGCCTACCGTTCCCGGCTGGAGGGGGAGGGCTACCAGGTGGAGTATATTCCCCATGCCGGGCCCGAGACCATCCCCCGTCTCTTCTCCACGATCTCCGATGCAGGGGTATCCACCATCCGGCTCGCGGACCCCTGCGACCACACCCTGGAACGAATCCTCGCACAGTGGTCGCGGAACCTGGGTATCCGGGTCTCTTACCAGGAATCCCCCGGTTTCCTGACTCCGCGGAACCTGATCGAGGAGTTCTTCTCGGACGCGGCGCACTACTCCATGACCGAGTTCTACCGGGAACAGCGCAAAAGACTGGGGATCCTGATGGTCGACGGAAAACCGGCCGGGGGGAGGTGGACCTATGATACCGAGAACAGGAAGACCGTCCCCGAGGGGCTGAAACTCGCCAAGGTCACGCCACCTGCTGAGAACAGGTGGACCCGTGAGGCGGAAGAATACGTCCGGAACGAATTCCCGGACAACCCCGGGCAGATCCAGGGTTTCATCTACCCGGTGCGGCACAAGGATGCCGACGTCTGGCTGGAACGGTTCCTGGCGGACAGGCTCTCCTGCTTCGGCCCCTACCAGGACGCCATCTCTTTTGACAACCCTTTCATATGCCATTCCCTGATCTCCCCGCTCCTCAATACCGGCCTCCTCACCCCCGACCAGGTCGTGACCAGGGCGCTCCAGTTCGCGGAGATCTACCCTGTCCCGATAAACTCGCTCGAGGGGTTCATCCGGCAGATCATCGGCTGGAGGGAGTTCATGCGGGGGGTATATCTCACGGAAGGGGAGACTGCCCGGCGGTCGAACTTCTGGGGGGTCGCCCGGAGCATGCCCGCCTCATTGTATGAAGGGACCACAGGAATCCTGCCGGTGGATACCGTCGTGCGCAACGTGCGGGAGAGAGCCTACGCCCACCACATCGAGCGCCTGATGGTACTCGGGAATTTCATGCTCCTTTGCGAGATCCATCCCGACGAGGTCTATCGCTGGTTCATGGAGAACTTTATCGACGCCTATGACTGGGTAATGGTCCCGAACGTCTATGGGATGTCCCAGTACGCGGACGGGGGGCTGATCACCACCAAGCCCTACATCAGTTCCTCGCACTACCTCACCCGAATGGCGAATTATCCCGAAGGAAGATGGTGCGATATCTGGGACGGGCTTTTTTGGCGGTTCATCGCCCGGTACCGGGAAGTGTTCCGCAGGAACCCCCGCATGAGAGTGCTGGTTCCCATGCTGGAACGGATGGAGGAGGCGACCATCCGGAAGCACGTCGAGACCGCGGAGGCATTTATGGCCCGGTTCCACGGAAACGGGTGA
- a CDS encoding YkgJ family cysteine cluster protein: protein MGNSSCSRCGKCCISLGKHMSLAASLSPRSHYLRVGVTGEILPVTVPPDCADLFAKRDPEHYDPSWCPFLRRVEEGTFLCTIYPARPGICRQFRCFTLSVTDASGKVVGRVVGRKTLESTDPALIHVWNEQVKGIQDSDLVVWREKAEKILKDAGFGVRSWED, encoded by the coding sequence ATGGGAAATTCGTCCTGCTCCCGGTGCGGGAAGTGCTGTATCAGCCTGGGAAAACACATGAGCCTCGCGGCAAGCCTCTCCCCCCGGTCGCACTACCTCAGGGTCGGGGTCACCGGCGAGATTCTCCCGGTCACCGTACCGCCGGACTGCGCCGATCTCTTCGCGAAAAGGGACCCGGAACATTACGACCCTTCGTGGTGCCCGTTCCTCAGGCGCGTGGAAGAAGGTACGTTCCTTTGCACGATCTACCCGGCGAGGCCGGGGATCTGCCGCCAGTTCAGGTGCTTCACCCTTTCCGTCACCGATGCCTCCGGGAAGGTTGTCGGGCGGGTTGTCGGGCGAAAAACCCTGGAGAGTACCGATCCTGCCCTGATCCATGTCTGGAACGAACAGGTGAAAGGGATCCAGGACTCAGACCTGGTCGTCTGGCGGGAGAAGGCGGAGAAAATCCTGAAAGATGCGGGTTTCGGGGTGAGGTCCTGGGAAGATTAA
- a CDS encoding thiamine pyrophosphate-dependent enzyme, producing MTEIPKEEYILKCTSACAGCSTSLILRYVLKAAGRDTVLVIPACCTSVIQGIYPNTAMNIPIYNVAFAAAAACASGMSEAFSAAGKKTNVIVYAGDGGTVDIGIQSLSGAFERGTDFLYICYDNEAYGNTGMQRSGATPIGARTTTTPGGKIHAKKDLDGIVAAHNPPYMATACSAYPQDLFKKVQKALSIRGPKFIHILAPCPPGWRFSSEKTIEMGKLAVKSGMWLLYEREYGAVTINGPSKAAMIKPVPVEDYLAPQGRFKGISKEALAMLKSQAEKSAKRLKLEADGVC from the coding sequence ATGACGGAAATCCCGAAAGAGGAGTATATTTTAAAATGCACCTCGGCATGCGCCGGCTGCAGCACGTCGCTCATCCTGCGGTACGTGCTCAAGGCCGCGGGCCGGGACACGGTGCTGGTGATCCCTGCCTGCTGTACCAGCGTGATCCAGGGCATCTATCCCAATACCGCGATGAACATTCCCATTTACAACGTGGCGTTCGCCGCGGCGGCCGCATGTGCATCCGGCATGAGCGAGGCATTCAGCGCGGCAGGGAAGAAGACCAACGTGATCGTCTATGCCGGGGACGGGGGCACCGTGGATATCGGGATACAGTCCCTTTCGGGTGCCTTCGAGCGGGGGACCGATTTCCTCTATATCTGTTACGACAACGAGGCGTACGGAAACACGGGCATGCAGCGTTCGGGTGCGACCCCGATCGGGGCGAGGACCACGACCACCCCGGGAGGAAAGATCCACGCCAAGAAGGACCTCGACGGGATCGTTGCCGCCCACAACCCGCCCTATATGGCCACGGCGTGCAGTGCCTATCCCCAGGACCTGTTCAAGAAGGTGCAGAAAGCCCTGTCCATCCGGGGGCCGAAGTTCATCCATATCCTCGCGCCCTGCCCTCCGGGATGGCGGTTCTCTTCGGAGAAGACCATCGAGATGGGCAAACTCGCGGTGAAATCGGGGATGTGGCTGCTCTACGAGCGTGAGTACGGCGCGGTGACCATCAACGGCCCCTCGAAGGCGGCCATGATCAAACCGGTCCCGGTGGAGGACTACCTCGCCCCCCAGGGCCGGTTCAAGGGGATCAGCAAGGAAGCGCTCGCGATGCTCAAATCGCAGGCGGAAAAATCTGCAAAACGGCTGAAACTGGAGGCTGACGGCGTATGCTGA
- a CDS encoding transketolase C-terminal domain-containing protein — translation MLTIATGNKAVAAAVKEARPSVIAAYPITPQTEIVEQIADYVTGGSLDSRYIPVESEHSAMAACIGASVTGARTFTATSSHGLLYMHEMVNWAAGARLPIVMANVNRSLGPGWNVWAEHTDAFQERDTGWLQVYVGTVQEAYDATLMAFRIAEHESVLLPVMVNLDGFVLSHIMQSLETVDLGDFIPPLRLPHAIDIEHPRGYGTLTGPDEYFKFRWDIERSMRDSVRVIEETQKEFGKRFGRSYGFTEDYRCEDADVLVVAMGTLGKEAEVAVDNLRKEGVKAGSMRIRWLRPFPELDIAGRDVVVIDRDYSFGWGGVIARSLKAKYRVEPFSVIAGLGGQEVTFDDIAGFVRDREPGKEYWFGVNA, via the coding sequence ATGCTGACCATTGCAACGGGGAACAAGGCGGTAGCGGCTGCGGTCAAGGAGGCCAGGCCTTCGGTGATCGCGGCCTACCCGATCACCCCCCAGACCGAGATCGTGGAACAGATCGCCGATTACGTGACCGGAGGGTCGCTCGACAGCAGGTACATCCCGGTGGAAAGCGAGCACTCGGCGATGGCTGCCTGTATCGGGGCCAGCGTCACCGGGGCCCGGACCTTCACCGCGACCAGCTCCCACGGGCTGCTCTATATGCACGAGATGGTGAACTGGGCCGCGGGGGCACGGCTCCCCATCGTGATGGCGAACGTGAACAGGTCGCTCGGACCGGGCTGGAACGTCTGGGCCGAGCATACGGACGCATTCCAGGAACGGGACACGGGGTGGCTGCAGGTCTATGTAGGCACCGTGCAGGAGGCGTACGACGCCACGCTGATGGCGTTCCGCATCGCAGAGCACGAATCCGTCCTGCTCCCGGTGATGGTCAACCTCGACGGTTTCGTCCTCTCCCATATCATGCAGTCGCTTGAGACCGTGGATCTCGGCGACTTCATCCCGCCGCTGCGCCTCCCCCACGCGATCGATATCGAGCATCCCCGGGGGTATGGAACCCTCACCGGGCCGGACGAATATTTCAAGTTCCGGTGGGACATCGAACGGTCGATGCGGGACTCGGTCCGGGTCATCGAGGAGACCCAGAAGGAATTTGGAAAGAGGTTCGGAAGGTCCTACGGGTTTACCGAGGACTACCGCTGCGAGGACGCGGACGTCCTGGTGGTTGCCATGGGGACGCTCGGCAAGGAGGCCGAGGTCGCGGTAGACAACCTCCGGAAAGAAGGGGTGAAGGCGGGTTCGATGCGTATCCGCTGGCTCCGTCCCTTCCCGGAGCTCGATATCGCCGGGCGCGACGTGGTGGTGATCGACCGTGACTACTCGTTCGGGTGGGGCGGGGTCATCGCCCGCAGCCTGAAGGCGAAGTACCGTGTCGAGCCGTTCAGCGTGATCGCGGGGCTCGGAGGCCAGGAAGTGACCTTCGACGATATCGCCGGGTTCGTCCGCGACAGGGAGCCCGGGAAGGAGTATTGGTTCGGGGTGAATGCGTAA
- a CDS encoding 2-oxoacid:acceptor oxidoreductase family protein, with protein sequence MYEIRIHSRGGQGGVTAARLLALAAFRDGKYATACPFYGAERRGAPVVSFVRIDDHPIKVYSQIRNPDLVVVLDPSVMDVVDVLNGLKPGGTVLVNAAHAPEFPGYKTKAVDLTGIALKQNLVIAGSPILNTPVIGALAKMGIVTVKSAKSAISEMFADERNVKAAEEAYKELKV encoded by the coding sequence ATGTACGAGATACGGATCCATTCCCGTGGCGGCCAGGGCGGGGTTACCGCCGCCCGGCTGCTCGCACTGGCGGCGTTCCGCGACGGCAAGTATGCCACCGCCTGTCCCTTTTACGGGGCCGAGCGGAGGGGCGCCCCGGTAGTCTCGTTCGTGCGGATCGACGATCACCCCATCAAGGTCTATTCCCAGATCAGGAACCCCGACCTGGTGGTCGTGCTCGACCCGAGCGTGATGGACGTAGTCGATGTCCTCAACGGGTTGAAACCCGGCGGTACGGTCTTAGTAAACGCGGCCCATGCCCCGGAATTCCCGGGATACAAGACGAAGGCGGTCGATCTGACCGGGATCGCTCTGAAACAGAACCTGGTGATCGCGGGGAGCCCGATCCTGAACACCCCGGTGATCGGTGCCCTCGCAAAAATGGGGATCGTCACGGTGAAGTCCGCGAAATCGGCCATCTCGGAGATGTTCGCGGACGAGCGGAACGTGAAGGCCGCCGAAGAGGCCTACAAGGAGTTGAAGGTATGA
- a CDS encoding 4Fe-4S binding protein, producing the protein MTVKDRLAMSRPKEGACGKTGSWRVFRPVVDKEKCNACGLCAMYCPEGAINEDLEIDLDFCKGCGICAEECPKNAIEMKREEK; encoded by the coding sequence ATGACGGTAAAGGACCGGCTGGCGATGAGCAGGCCGAAAGAGGGAGCCTGCGGGAAGACCGGGTCGTGGAGAGTGTTCCGGCCCGTGGTCGACAAGGAGAAATGCAACGCCTGCGGGCTCTGTGCCATGTACTGCCCCGAGGGTGCGATCAACGAGGACCTGGAGATCGATCTCGACTTCTGCAAAGGGTGCGGGATCTGTGCCGAAGAGTGCCCGAAGAACGCGATCGAGATGAAAAGGGAAGAGAAGTAA
- a CDS encoding FmdE family protein, with translation MNYNNNDKGNSMTGYASFEETVRFHGHACPGLAMGYRAAIAAMEALGVERPKDEELVAIAETDACGVDAVQFVTGCTAGKGNLIIRDYGKHVFTFFDRKSGRAVRVLICQNDMRERTEMDELRKKVFTGIADEQESARFYCLMHEVTENLLVLPVDRVLKIEEVRIEPPIKARIFTSITCAGCGEPVADAKTRTVKGKQVCIPCFEEGKPEE, from the coding sequence ATGAACTACAACAACAACGATAAGGGAAATTCCATGACCGGATATGCAAGTTTCGAAGAGACCGTCAGGTTCCATGGGCATGCCTGCCCCGGTCTCGCAATGGGATACCGGGCGGCGATCGCTGCCATGGAGGCGCTCGGGGTCGAAAGGCCGAAGGACGAAGAGCTCGTGGCCATCGCGGAGACCGATGCCTGCGGGGTGGACGCAGTCCAGTTCGTGACCGGGTGTACCGCCGGGAAAGGAAACCTGATCATCAGGGACTATGGAAAACATGTCTTTACTTTTTTCGACCGGAAAAGCGGGCGGGCGGTCAGGGTCCTGATATGCCAGAACGACATGCGCGAGCGGACCGAAATGGACGAACTCCGGAAGAAAGTGTTCACGGGGATTGCCGACGAGCAGGAGAGCGCCCGGTTCTATTGTCTGATGCACGAGGTCACCGAAAACCTCCTCGTCCTGCCGGTCGACCGGGTGCTGAAAATTGAGGAGGTCCGGATAGAACCCCCGATAAAGGCCCGGATCTTCACCTCAATAACCTGTGCCGGGTGCGGGGAGCCGGTAGCCGATGCAAAGACGCGGACGGTGAAAGGAAAACAAGTGTGTATCCCGTGTTTCGAAGAGGGGAAACCGGAGGAGTGA
- a CDS encoding ABC transporter ATP-binding protein, whose protein sequence is MILSVDELRFLYRNREVLREVAFSLGEGEVVAILGPNGVGKTTLLKCLNRILRPKGGVITLDGDKLAALDLMEIARRIGYVPQRVETGRLTAFDAVLLGRRPHIGWDVTEKDLKIVDAVFCRLSMEPLRLAYIDEMSGGELQKVAIARSLVQEPKVLLLDEPTSNLDLRNQVEILTTIVHIVREHRIAAVMTMHDLNQALRYADRFIFLKDGAVHAQGGHEVVTPGIIEEVYGLPVLIWDLEGVRCVIPGHPEDHAPADNVTSE, encoded by the coding sequence ATGATACTCTCCGTCGACGAACTCCGGTTCCTGTACCGGAACCGGGAGGTGCTCAGGGAGGTCGCGTTCTCCCTCGGCGAGGGAGAGGTCGTCGCCATACTGGGGCCGAACGGTGTGGGAAAGACCACGCTCCTTAAGTGCCTGAACCGCATTCTCCGCCCGAAAGGAGGCGTTATCACGCTCGACGGGGATAAGCTCGCGGCACTGGACCTTATGGAGATAGCCCGGAGGATCGGCTATGTTCCCCAGCGGGTTGAGACCGGGCGTCTCACCGCGTTCGACGCGGTCCTGCTGGGAAGGCGGCCCCATATCGGGTGGGACGTCACCGAGAAAGACCTGAAGATCGTGGATGCGGTATTTTGCCGCCTCTCGATGGAACCTCTCAGGCTGGCGTACATCGACGAGATGAGCGGAGGAGAACTCCAGAAAGTTGCGATTGCCCGTTCGCTTGTCCAGGAGCCGAAGGTCCTCCTGCTCGACGAACCGACGAGCAACCTTGACCTGAGAAACCAGGTGGAGATACTCACCACCATCGTGCATATCGTCCGCGAACACCGGATCGCGGCAGTGATGACCATGCACGACCTCAACCAGGCGCTCCGCTACGCGGATCGTTTCATCTTCTTAAAGGACGGGGCGGTGCATGCACAGGGCGGGCACGAAGTAGTGACACCCGGAATCATCGAGGAAGTCTACGGCCTTCCCGTCCTTATCTGGGATCTCGAGGGCGTCCGGTGCGTCATCCCGGGGCATCCTGAAGACCATGCACCCGCTGACAATGTTACCTCAGAATGA